One stretch of Paenibacillus sp. FSL R5-0341 DNA includes these proteins:
- a CDS encoding GerMN domain-containing protein: MNKKIWIAALLVTVMAVAAGCGSKPTAAPNQTQGAGSETNVTEVEGETITEPVTAEPEENTTPTESTEGSSEGTTTTTPPSETSTETPATSESNQKKTITVFYTDEEELELHKATAEISYASDDAKYKAAFESLQQSKDAKLVPLWAKEIELKSVQFKDGALTLDIHLPDTARLGAGGESYALDALKQTFFQFDEVKSLDLLVDGQQSESLMGHVDLEHPMTRSE; encoded by the coding sequence ATGAACAAGAAAATATGGATTGCAGCTTTGCTGGTAACGGTTATGGCAGTTGCTGCTGGATGTGGAAGCAAGCCAACAGCTGCTCCGAATCAGACGCAAGGCGCAGGAAGCGAGACCAATGTGACCGAGGTTGAAGGCGAAACAATTACCGAACCGGTAACCGCTGAACCTGAAGAGAACACAACACCTACAGAATCCACAGAAGGCAGCTCGGAGGGAACGACTACAACTACTCCGCCAAGCGAAACGTCTACGGAGACGCCAGCAACTTCTGAAAGTAATCAAAAGAAAACAATCACTGTATTCTATACGGATGAAGAAGAACTGGAGTTGCACAAAGCTACGGCAGAGATTTCATATGCATCGGATGATGCCAAATACAAGGCTGCCTTTGAATCACTGCAACAGAGCAAAGACGCTAAACTAGTTCCACTGTGGGCGAAAGAAATTGAATTGAAATCTGTTCAGTTCAAGGATGGAGCTCTTACGCTGGATATTCATTTGCCAGATACGGCACGTCTTGGTGCAGGTGGAGAGTCCTATGCGCTGGATGCTTTGAAACAAACATTCTTCCAGTTTGATGAAGTTAAATCACTTGACTTACTGGTGGACGGTCAACAGTCCGAGAGTCTGATGGGCCATGTGGATCTTGAACATCCAATGACAAGATCCGAATAG
- a CDS encoding S-layer homology domain-containing protein, whose translation MTFKYNHPSHSKKVVSAVLAGMMALSAGGAAMAAESTETGQGQTAAITNTAAPTGLFSDIKVGYWAEKHVYKLAYQGILLGNNGLFRPGDAVTQQEAVTMAIRFMNQEGQLKTDTAAALPTNMEVGNYFKPYVALALQLGLIDKTEESTVDVSKTSWGQKPASREWITKLLIRSLDKDAEAKAQNNQSTGFADNADISESGKGYVNLAVSLDLAKGVEGNKFNPTGSVTRAQLATFFSRGESLTDTAYPNTSTGYVTGLKDGQITLVVDGKAVNFTVNSSTPYFTKDSETRASSTDVKLYTKVQVVGSTGVASYVEVVDATPQVESVEGTFARSLSGNKIGIFVGENYETYSYDEATAFIDQNGNAIKLSDITADSIIEVQRETFSADKKTVVIRVKSGIVNKSDNGVIAEVSTSGKTIKLVNAAGATEQFAYNDNLIITYQNRILSVADLKAGSAVKYTVKDSVLQTIALSQGVEQSVRGTLVEIGGNQSTLTFKREGGSLEAKLLTEKPEVIINGIQDATLNDLITDATNGDQVELTLNSDDQVTRIQVIGRQMEPKNGVTVVSYNSKTKVLTVLDNNKKPFVFTLDEKTKLDYNTTKPTLAGLESLLNDGRKLDLTYVGTRALSVKVIYKYEGTISNMDTSGKKISLLSGNQTITVPYTTAPTVEIYNKSGASLGDLKIGDNVTVTLGANQDVVQKVALNTVAQFEVVALEANGRIRVKSDLLTSQFYVDQAVLTGESGQTITPSQLTAGNLINVTFEGATPKAVQVVKRTLAEVTAVDASSVTLKQFNGQTETVPVSGSVKVVKSGSTLTSLTSLTVGDRVEMTKDTDNSTRFRVLTVMSKQFWSYDGVGNQILVKRETTADTNYRFALGSSVFVHQGDNTLSVQSLRDNDNIVLYLLNNVILEIQKQ comes from the coding sequence GTGACTTTTAAATATAACCATCCATCACACTCTAAAAAAGTAGTATCAGCCGTGCTTGCAGGCATGATGGCCCTTAGCGCCGGCGGAGCTGCCATGGCAGCAGAATCAACAGAAACGGGGCAGGGTCAGACTGCTGCAATAACGAATACGGCTGCACCAACTGGTTTGTTCAGTGACATCAAGGTCGGATACTGGGCTGAGAAACATGTGTACAAACTGGCATACCAAGGCATTCTTCTCGGTAATAACGGCCTGTTCCGTCCAGGAGACGCGGTAACACAGCAAGAAGCTGTAACGATGGCAATCCGTTTTATGAATCAAGAGGGCCAGTTGAAGACCGACACGGCTGCGGCATTACCGACAAACATGGAAGTGGGAAATTATTTCAAGCCATATGTCGCGCTGGCACTTCAACTGGGACTGATTGATAAGACGGAAGAATCAACGGTGGATGTATCCAAGACATCCTGGGGTCAAAAACCGGCTTCACGGGAATGGATTACGAAATTGTTAATCCGTTCATTGGACAAGGATGCTGAAGCCAAGGCTCAAAACAATCAATCTACCGGATTTGCTGATAATGCAGATATCTCCGAAAGTGGTAAAGGTTATGTCAATCTGGCTGTTAGCCTGGATCTGGCCAAAGGTGTAGAAGGCAACAAATTCAATCCAACCGGTTCCGTAACCCGTGCTCAACTCGCTACCTTCTTCAGTCGTGGCGAATCGTTGACGGATACAGCGTATCCCAACACATCCACGGGTTATGTGACTGGATTGAAAGATGGGCAGATCACGCTGGTTGTGGACGGCAAAGCCGTTAACTTCACAGTGAACAGCAGTACGCCTTACTTTACGAAAGACAGTGAAACTCGTGCTTCATCCACTGATGTGAAGCTGTATACAAAAGTTCAGGTTGTAGGTTCTACAGGTGTGGCTTCCTATGTGGAAGTCGTTGATGCTACACCGCAGGTGGAAAGCGTTGAGGGGACTTTTGCGCGTTCCTTGTCAGGAAATAAAATTGGTATCTTTGTAGGCGAAAATTACGAAACGTACAGTTATGATGAGGCAACTGCATTCATCGATCAGAATGGTAATGCAATCAAACTGTCCGATATTACAGCAGATAGCATCATCGAAGTACAGCGGGAAACGTTCTCGGCTGACAAAAAAACAGTCGTTATTCGTGTGAAATCCGGCATTGTGAATAAGAGTGACAATGGTGTCATTGCTGAAGTGTCTACTTCTGGCAAAACGATCAAGCTTGTTAATGCAGCGGGTGCTACAGAACAGTTTGCATACAATGACAATCTGATTATCACATATCAAAACCGTATTTTGTCAGTGGCTGATCTCAAAGCCGGCAGTGCCGTGAAATACACCGTAAAGGATAGTGTTCTGCAAACCATCGCATTGTCTCAAGGTGTGGAGCAATCTGTACGCGGAACATTGGTTGAGATCGGTGGCAACCAGTCCACGTTAACGTTCAAACGTGAAGGGGGTTCCCTTGAAGCGAAACTGCTGACTGAAAAGCCGGAAGTCATTATCAATGGCATTCAGGATGCAACGTTGAATGATCTGATCACGGATGCAACGAACGGGGATCAGGTGGAGCTGACATTAAACTCTGACGATCAGGTAACGCGTATTCAGGTCATTGGACGTCAAATGGAACCTAAGAACGGGGTAACGGTTGTATCTTACAACAGTAAAACAAAGGTACTTACTGTACTGGACAACAACAAGAAGCCGTTTGTATTTACATTGGATGAGAAAACCAAACTGGATTACAATACGACCAAACCTACACTCGCTGGTCTGGAGTCGCTTTTAAATGATGGTCGCAAATTGGATCTGACTTATGTGGGAACACGTGCGTTGTCCGTTAAGGTGATTTACAAGTACGAAGGTACGATCAGCAACATGGATACTTCTGGCAAAAAAATCAGTTTGTTGTCTGGTAATCAGACAATCACAGTGCCTTACACTACCGCTCCTACGGTTGAAATCTATAACAAATCCGGCGCAAGTCTGGGAGATTTGAAGATTGGTGACAACGTTACCGTAACGCTTGGAGCAAATCAGGATGTGGTGCAGAAGGTTGCATTGAACACTGTGGCTCAATTTGAAGTGGTTGCCCTGGAAGCGAATGGTCGTATTCGAGTGAAATCGGATCTGTTGACAAGTCAGTTCTACGTGGATCAAGCGGTACTGACTGGAGAGAGTGGTCAGACGATCACGCCTTCACAATTGACAGCAGGCAACCTGATTAATGTAACGTTTGAAGGAGCTACGCCAAAAGCAGTTCAAGTCGTGAAGCGTACGCTGGCTGAAGTTACAGCAGTGGATGCTTCCTCCGTAACGCTCAAGCAGTTTAACGGTCAGACTGAAACGGTGCCTGTTAGCGGTTCGGTTAAAGTCGTTAAATCTGGCTCTACATTAACTTCACTGACGAGTCTTACGGTTGGAGATCGTGTCGAAATGACAAAAGATACGGATAATTCCACACGCTTCAGAGTGCTGACTGTCATGAGCAAACAATTCTGGTCTTATGATGGCGTGGGCAACCAGATTCTGGTTAAACGGGAAACGACAGCTGACACAAATTATCGTTTTGCACTCGGATCAAGTGTATTTGTTCACCAGGGTGACAATACTTTAAGCGTGCAATCTCTCAGAGATAATGATAATATTGTATTGTATCTCCTGAACAATGTTATTCTGGAGATTCAAAAACAGTAA
- a CDS encoding N-acetylmuramoyl-L-alanine amidase family protein gives MKKWSAAVVFLLFLCLFPVMAHADTTPSIVLDGVTINQRTGAPAENIGKTVMVPIRIVSENLGYEVKWEKATKSVQVQKGNSMIQMTAGKDAATVNGTVVNLDSPPLIKQGTTLVPLRFVGEGMGLRVGWDNGTKTVSLFSIPPVVGTEGDSDPVETPVPDGLTELQGISFSGDRLIVATNGNISPKVSSLGGPDRIIIDLPASTFSQEFIQGQASNADGSGQILVTDSPLVSKVRYALFSKTPSTVRVVLDLSQSATAKWSVGDNNVLLVDLTATSGEPTSQPAVPTNDGKTIVVIDPGHGGRQSGAVSLSGAYEKDFNLAVGLKVQAILQQYQDIQMVITRQDDTELSLKQRVDIAELNKADVFVSIHGNKFTTPVPNGIETLYSRKESKTLADTLHKYVLPVTGLKDRGVKTASLHVTRETTMPAVLLELGFLSNPTDEAVMLTEEYQDKCAQAIVEGIVEFLGL, from the coding sequence ATGAAAAAATGGTCGGCAGCAGTCGTTTTTCTTCTGTTCCTATGTTTATTTCCAGTCATGGCCCATGCAGACACCACGCCCTCGATTGTGCTCGACGGTGTAACCATTAATCAGCGGACGGGAGCACCTGCAGAAAATATCGGAAAGACGGTCATGGTTCCGATTCGAATTGTATCCGAGAACCTGGGTTATGAGGTGAAGTGGGAGAAGGCAACTAAGTCAGTCCAGGTTCAAAAAGGAAACAGCATGATTCAAATGACGGCTGGCAAGGATGCGGCTACAGTGAATGGAACCGTGGTAAACCTGGATTCGCCCCCACTAATCAAACAGGGAACAACACTTGTTCCTTTACGCTTTGTAGGGGAAGGCATGGGTCTGCGTGTGGGCTGGGACAATGGAACCAAGACAGTAAGCCTATTTAGTATTCCTCCCGTCGTTGGAACGGAAGGTGACAGTGACCCCGTCGAGACGCCTGTCCCGGACGGTCTGACAGAACTTCAAGGCATCAGCTTCAGCGGAGATCGCCTGATTGTAGCGACAAACGGCAATATTAGCCCCAAAGTATCCAGTCTTGGTGGGCCAGACCGCATTATTATTGATCTGCCTGCATCGACATTCTCTCAGGAATTCATTCAGGGACAAGCCTCTAACGCGGATGGCAGTGGACAAATTCTCGTTACGGACTCACCCCTCGTTTCCAAAGTTCGGTATGCCCTGTTCAGCAAGACGCCTTCCACCGTTCGTGTCGTTCTGGATCTAAGTCAGTCGGCCACAGCCAAATGGTCTGTTGGAGATAACAATGTCTTGCTCGTTGACCTGACAGCCACGAGTGGAGAACCTACAAGCCAACCGGCAGTACCTACGAATGATGGCAAAACGATTGTGGTCATTGATCCGGGACATGGTGGTCGCCAATCTGGGGCAGTGAGTTTGTCAGGAGCTTATGAGAAAGATTTCAATCTGGCTGTAGGGCTGAAGGTACAGGCCATCCTTCAACAATACCAAGATATTCAGATGGTCATTACACGCCAGGATGATACAGAGCTTTCGCTTAAACAGCGCGTAGATATTGCTGAATTGAACAAGGCAGATGTTTTTGTGTCCATTCATGGAAACAAATTCACCACACCCGTACCAAACGGCATTGAAACGCTTTATAGCCGCAAAGAAAGCAAGACTTTGGCTGACACTCTTCACAAATATGTCTTGCCGGTAACAGGACTCAAGGATCGTGGCGTTAAAACGGCGAGTCTGCATGTGACCCGGGAAACAACGATGCCTGCTGTGTTACTTGAACTTGGTTTTTTAAGCAACCCAACGGATGAAGCAGTTATGCTCACCGAAGAATACCAGGACAAATGTGCACAGGCGATTGTAGAAGGAATTGTTGAATTTTTGGGACTGTAA
- the leuD gene encoding 3-isopropylmalate dehydratase small subunit — translation MEEFKTLQGIVAPVDRVNVDTDAIIPKQFLKRIERTGFGQFLFYEWRFDEEGNNNASFEMNKPRYEGASILISRANFGCGSSREHAPWAIMDYGFRCVIAPSYADIFYNNCFKNGILPIKLSEEQVEDLFQRTATHEGYEMNVNLENKTITDAYGLHIDFDLDEHRRQFLLQGLDDIGLTLQHDDEIAAYEQRHAAKLFG, via the coding sequence ATGGAAGAATTCAAAACATTACAAGGCATCGTTGCACCGGTAGACCGGGTCAATGTAGATACAGATGCAATCATTCCGAAACAGTTTCTTAAACGGATTGAGCGTACCGGATTTGGACAATTTTTGTTCTATGAATGGCGTTTTGATGAAGAGGGCAACAACAATGCTTCCTTCGAAATGAACAAACCTCGTTATGAAGGGGCATCCATCCTGATCTCTCGTGCCAACTTTGGCTGTGGGTCTTCCCGTGAGCATGCGCCATGGGCGATTATGGACTATGGATTCCGTTGTGTTATCGCTCCGTCTTATGCGGATATCTTCTATAATAACTGCTTTAAGAACGGAATCTTGCCAATCAAGCTGTCAGAAGAGCAAGTTGAAGACTTGTTCCAACGTACAGCTACACATGAAGGCTATGAGATGAATGTGAATCTGGAAAACAAAACGATTACTGATGCATACGGACTGCATATCGATTTTGATCTGGATGAGCATCGTCGTCAATTCCTGTTGCAAGGACTGGACGATATCGGTCTCACACTTCAACATGATGATGAGATCGCTGCGTATGAACAGCGCCACGCGGCAAAACTGTTCGGTTAA
- a CDS encoding N-acetylmuramoyl-L-alanine amidase family protein, with amino-acid sequence MKKFGFLVLLFVFGLVFPGYSHAATDTKIILDGKEIVQPSDTKAEIINSKVMVPIRVVSENLGYSVEWKQQTQTVTISKDNTAMQMIVGQKTATVNGSNVNLDAPPLVKNGTTLVPLRFIGEEMGLKVGWNNTTKTVTLVTQNSGSGNGTTTPPNSGNEGGGSDQDGLVLVNGISFSDNRFMIATSGSTKPNVFTMTGPDRIVIDLPNTAFADSFSEGQALDSNQNGQLVVSGYPDVSKIRYSLYSNSPSTLRFVIDLSSSKGYSVQNDSGLIMVDLNNQSGTPAPPVGDNGKKVVVIDAGHGDQDPGAIGVTGKREKDFNLAMALKVEALLKKESKIDVVLTRSDDTFLALKERVKIAQDIKADIFISIHANSGPAAANGVETFYTRSNSKALATVMHKYLLQSSGLKDRGVKTASLHVTRETTMPAVLLEGGFLSNKSDEAALFTESFQNSVAKGIVAGIKEYLGIK; translated from the coding sequence ATGAAGAAGTTCGGTTTTTTGGTACTGTTATTTGTCTTTGGGCTCGTTTTCCCGGGCTATAGTCATGCAGCAACAGACACGAAAATTATCCTAGACGGAAAAGAAATCGTACAGCCATCGGATACGAAGGCGGAAATTATCAACAGCAAGGTGATGGTTCCGATCCGGGTTGTGTCTGAGAATCTTGGGTATAGCGTGGAGTGGAAGCAGCAAACGCAAACGGTGACTATTAGCAAAGACAACACTGCCATGCAGATGATTGTTGGACAGAAGACGGCAACGGTGAACGGCAGTAACGTAAACCTGGATGCCCCGCCACTCGTGAAAAATGGTACTACACTCGTGCCTCTCCGATTTATAGGTGAGGAAATGGGTCTTAAGGTGGGTTGGAACAATACCACGAAGACGGTAACATTAGTTACCCAGAATTCAGGTTCCGGAAACGGGACAACCACACCTCCGAACTCTGGCAATGAAGGCGGAGGATCGGATCAAGACGGTCTTGTACTGGTGAACGGCATCAGCTTCAGCGACAACCGCTTCATGATTGCAACAAGCGGAAGTACGAAGCCGAACGTCTTCACGATGACAGGACCGGATCGAATCGTAATAGACTTGCCGAATACCGCATTTGCTGATTCGTTCAGTGAAGGACAGGCTCTAGACAGCAACCAGAATGGACAACTCGTCGTTAGCGGCTATCCGGACGTGTCTAAGATTCGTTACTCGTTATACAGCAACAGTCCATCTACACTTCGTTTTGTGATCGATCTGTCCAGTTCAAAAGGGTACAGTGTGCAAAATGATTCCGGACTGATCATGGTTGACCTCAATAATCAAAGTGGTACACCTGCTCCTCCAGTTGGTGATAATGGCAAAAAGGTTGTCGTTATTGATGCAGGTCATGGAGATCAGGATCCTGGGGCAATCGGTGTAACAGGCAAACGTGAAAAAGACTTCAATCTGGCAATGGCACTGAAAGTGGAAGCCTTGTTGAAAAAAGAATCCAAAATTGACGTTGTGTTAACGCGCAGCGATGATACATTCTTGGCATTAAAAGAACGTGTGAAGATTGCACAAGACATAAAAGCGGATATCTTCATCTCCATACATGCTAATAGTGGCCCTGCTGCTGCGAACGGTGTAGAGACATTCTATACACGCTCCAACAGCAAAGCACTTGCTACAGTGATGCACAAGTATCTTTTGCAGTCTTCCGGACTGAAAGATCGTGGAGTGAAAACGGCAAGTCTCCATGTAACCCGTGAAACGACAATGCCAGCAGTTCTGCTGGAAGGTGGATTCCTTAGCAACAAGAGTGATGAAGCAGCCCTGTTCACAGAGAGTTTCCAGAACAGCGTTGCCAAAGGTATTGTTGCAGGAATCAAGGAGTATCTGGGAATTAAATAA